The following coding sequences lie in one Bacteroidota bacterium genomic window:
- a CDS encoding GLPGLI family protein, producing the protein MKRCLIYFLSVSFILIVSIGNSIAQDFKGGIVKYQKTTKYNFEPSDNQRWNDLIADLPKEKEFAFVLYLTHEEALYEENLVEQEAIPHELRRALHRQSFSEPPQPKAEKVYYNISKGKKFKQMEFMTRNFIVESEIKNQEWKLNSELTKILNYNCMNAEIVIDGQEIRVWFTSEIPVPVGPDEYYGLPGLILAVEKNGVTILLATSIELTIPTKEQLTKPKDGKKLSPEKFEKIVEEKKEEFRKTGGMRHKGKGKGRH; encoded by the coding sequence ATGAAAAGATGTCTTATTTACTTCCTATCTGTCAGCTTTATCTTGATTGTATCAATAGGAAATTCGATTGCTCAGGATTTTAAAGGAGGAATTGTAAAATATCAAAAAACCACGAAATACAATTTCGAACCATCTGACAATCAGCGTTGGAACGATCTTATTGCCGACCTTCCAAAAGAGAAAGAATTTGCCTTTGTTCTCTATTTAACTCACGAAGAGGCTTTATATGAAGAAAATCTGGTTGAGCAGGAAGCTATTCCTCACGAACTACGCAGGGCACTTCACCGGCAGAGCTTCAGCGAACCACCCCAACCAAAAGCTGAAAAAGTCTATTACAATATTTCGAAAGGGAAAAAGTTCAAACAAATGGAATTTATGACCCGTAATTTCATTGTTGAATCGGAAATTAAAAATCAGGAATGGAAACTAAATTCAGAGCTTACGAAAATATTGAATTATAATTGCATGAATGCCGAAATCGTAATCGACGGTCAGGAAATCAGAGTATGGTTTACATCCGAAATTCCGGTTCCGGTTGGGCCCGATGAGTATTATGGTTTACCTGGACTTATTTTAGCTGTTGAAAAAAATGGGGTAACTATCTTGCTGGCAACTTCAATTGAATTAACTATTCCCACCAAAGAACAATTAACAAAACCAAAAGATGGGAAAAAACTATCTCCCGAGAAATTTGAAAAAATAGTTGAAGAGAAAAAAGAAGAATTTAGAAAAACAGGCGGCATGAGACATAAAGGAAAAGGCAAAGGCAGACATTAA